A window from Natronorubrum aibiense encodes these proteins:
- a CDS encoding UvrD-helicase domain-containing protein produces MTAPNPKQRELIESTEGLYLVDAGAGTGKTFTVTHRYANIVSQDDVEPDDVLLITFTRNAATEMKDRIVANCDYDMRALKDAPIQTFHSLCNDILEQHGFHAPTHLGIDDAITSSTQILENETIEREYFGEFINQFTDEHSEYDDLFRCVSNPTELLGLINNLAAKGVFPTADSWYRDSKRHLEGDFDAFKDIFDEVNQPRNGGSKQSKLRSKLGRYGRNKCYLPDAPDRSELRGPRGTKAVSDEVAERVFDEDREHLIEFIHDIYLEYIEFALRRNYLNFSFLQLFAFVLLCEDDELRESLEFEYVMIDEFQDSSEIQFKLSLLLAGTDNICVVGDWKQSIYSFQYAAIENITEFDSRLERFTTDLNDDAERVSFPVEPITRIELEQNYRSTQEILDFSERALVTPASSRESIDRESILEQVVSLASNTEHEHSQIEAFQHDDEHEAILTKIQEIVGNNAYAVEEDGELRTPEYDDIAVLTRTRDFGRDLLSVAEEYELPMAYEGGIELFRTNQAKLLLAWLRILETDADRGWAVVLEHAGYTLDEIDHILEHEAYPENMAAFCTELAALETTNAIVRRIFDRYGYDGATADVILTTIQLVHSATTMTLGDLIRFIERGIESGHTEEVHAAAGTNAITVQTIHSAKGLEHPIVILGNMNSGKFPPAGGQDGTITYSELIGVRQRKCYAEAHGDPHVYDNWRTDVLRRCQPTEADEERRLLYVAMTRAKDHLLFSAGDDPNTFFEELSVDIDPLEPAVDTDRVGDTVQSQLTVSIPQPNGPEGYSPHSLMDDTVYSGVADGRGREFGSSVHEFAEQYALGEDVDPRNADERNIKELLDSLEGALRVEEQAYLPLEVAGEQVTISGVVDLVHVTSDRVGIIDYKTDQERHAESEYRTQLSVYYHALDDWFETRDVSASIYYSATNDRVEIEPVSKEDLAELLEIRK; encoded by the coding sequence ATGACGGCACCGAATCCAAAACAGCGCGAACTCATCGAGAGCACGGAGGGTTTGTATCTCGTTGATGCTGGCGCTGGGACCGGCAAGACGTTCACAGTCACCCACCGCTACGCGAATATCGTCTCCCAAGACGACGTGGAACCGGATGATGTCCTGTTGATCACGTTCACTCGCAACGCAGCGACGGAGATGAAAGACCGCATCGTCGCCAACTGCGACTACGATATGCGGGCGCTGAAGGACGCACCGATCCAAACCTTCCACAGTCTCTGTAACGATATCCTCGAGCAACACGGCTTCCATGCGCCCACGCATTTAGGGATCGATGATGCAATCACTAGCTCAACGCAGATCCTCGAGAACGAGACGATCGAGCGTGAGTACTTCGGGGAGTTCATCAACCAGTTCACCGACGAACATTCCGAATACGACGATCTGTTCAGGTGCGTCTCAAATCCAACCGAGTTGCTGGGGCTCATTAACAATCTCGCGGCCAAAGGCGTCTTCCCGACTGCCGACAGCTGGTATCGCGACAGTAAGAGACACCTCGAGGGCGACTTCGACGCGTTCAAAGACATATTCGATGAGGTGAATCAGCCTCGAAACGGGGGCAGCAAACAGTCGAAACTGCGCTCAAAGCTCGGCCGATACGGCAGAAACAAGTGCTATCTCCCTGATGCACCCGATCGATCGGAGCTGCGAGGGCCACGTGGCACGAAGGCGGTCTCCGACGAGGTCGCTGAACGCGTCTTCGACGAGGACCGCGAGCACCTCATCGAATTCATCCACGATATCTACCTCGAGTATATAGAGTTCGCACTCCGGCGAAACTACCTGAACTTCTCGTTCCTCCAGCTCTTCGCGTTCGTCCTTCTCTGTGAGGACGACGAACTCCGCGAGTCACTGGAGTTTGAGTACGTGATGATCGATGAGTTCCAGGACTCGAGTGAGATTCAGTTCAAACTCTCGCTGCTACTTGCCGGGACGGACAATATCTGCGTCGTTGGCGACTGGAAGCAGAGTATCTACTCCTTCCAGTATGCCGCGATCGAGAACATCACGGAATTCGACTCACGTCTCGAGCGATTCACGACCGACCTGAACGATGACGCCGAACGCGTTTCGTTCCCGGTCGAGCCGATAACCAGAATCGAACTCGAGCAAAACTACCGGTCGACTCAGGAGATCCTCGATTTCTCGGAGCGCGCTCTCGTAACCCCAGCGAGTAGCCGTGAGTCCATCGATCGAGAGTCGATACTCGAGCAGGTCGTCTCACTAGCATCGAATACCGAACACGAACACTCACAGATCGAAGCCTTCCAGCACGACGATGAACACGAAGCGATCCTGACGAAGATTCAGGAAATCGTCGGGAACAATGCCTATGCAGTCGAAGAAGATGGCGAACTTCGAACCCCGGAGTATGATGATATCGCAGTATTGACTCGAACACGAGATTTCGGTCGCGATCTGCTTTCCGTCGCCGAAGAATACGAGCTACCGATGGCGTACGAGGGCGGTATCGAACTCTTCCGGACAAATCAGGCCAAACTCCTGCTCGCCTGGTTGCGTATTCTCGAGACTGATGCAGACAGAGGCTGGGCGGTCGTCCTCGAGCATGCTGGCTACACACTCGACGAGATCGACCACATCCTCGAGCACGAGGCCTACCCAGAAAATATGGCGGCGTTCTGCACAGAGCTCGCAGCACTCGAGACCACGAACGCCATTGTGCGACGGATATTCGATCGCTACGGGTACGACGGGGCAACAGCAGACGTTATCCTCACGACGATTCAGTTGGTTCACAGCGCGACGACGATGACCCTCGGTGATCTGATCCGATTCATCGAACGCGGGATCGAGTCCGGACACACCGAGGAGGTACACGCTGCAGCAGGGACCAACGCAATCACGGTCCAGACCATCCACTCGGCCAAGGGACTCGAGCATCCGATCGTGATTCTTGGGAACATGAACAGCGGGAAGTTTCCCCCTGCTGGCGGACAGGATGGGACGATCACGTACTCTGAACTCATAGGGGTTCGCCAGCGCAAGTGCTATGCTGAGGCCCATGGCGACCCCCACGTCTATGATAATTGGCGGACTGACGTCCTGAGACGGTGTCAGCCAACGGAGGCCGACGAGGAGCGCCGATTGCTCTACGTCGCAATGACGCGAGCAAAAGATCACCTGCTGTTTTCGGCTGGTGACGACCCGAATACGTTCTTCGAGGAGTTGTCTGTCGACATCGACCCACTCGAGCCAGCAGTTGACACCGATCGTGTCGGAGACACCGTCCAATCCCAATTGACCGTGTCGATCCCACAGCCGAACGGTCCAGAGGGATACTCGCCTCACTCGCTAATGGACGATACGGTCTACAGCGGTGTCGCTGATGGGAGAGGACGAGAGTTTGGGTCGTCAGTCCACGAGTTCGCCGAACAGTATGCTCTTGGAGAAGACGTTGATCCTCGAAACGCCGACGAACGGAATATCAAGGAGCTTCTCGATTCGCTCGAGGGGGCTCTCAGGGTTGAAGAACAGGCGTATCTGCCGCTCGAGGTTGCTGGTGAGCAGGTGACAATCTCCGGGGTTGTGGATCTGGTTCATGTGACATCCGACCGGGTAGGGATAATCGATTACAAAACCGATCAGGAGCGCCACGCAGAGTCGGAATATCGAACGCAGCTCAGCGTGTACTATCACGCACTCGATGACTGGTTCGAAACTCGAGACGTGAGTGCCTCGATCTATTATTCGGCGACGAATGATCGAGTCGAGATTGAGCCGGTTTCAAAGGAAGATCTAGCGGAACTTCTTGAAATCCGAAAGTAG
- a CDS encoding helix-turn-helix transcriptional regulator — MLRRIELEVLATVERGDTISELATKLDHSESYLSRAVADLAEKGLVYTERDGRRKRVISSDSRAVEIYQDFVRQHSHIDFPELLTGKALEVLYYLDQPQTVADVAERSGNYRNTVNRILKRLRDRGLVGIDDSHYHFNGDFDRLHEFARELAHHLHRQRLESVAPNGTILWEGYDEFLAQTTTEIDAEHFHETGLARFATFDLQFLLTRHRYYLYSEGLEEVSPAELCCHTLLIDDGPRHRSYCLLLLSHADVDVSDLREQAEKYGLEDEIDTLLQYIETKGAVDSNRLPEWDEFQELAADYEVNLPQ, encoded by the coding sequence GTGCTGCGACGAATCGAACTCGAGGTCCTCGCTACCGTCGAACGTGGCGATACGATCTCGGAGCTCGCGACGAAGCTCGACCACAGCGAGAGTTACCTCTCTCGTGCTGTCGCAGACCTCGCTGAGAAGGGGTTGGTCTACACGGAGCGAGACGGCCGCCGGAAACGAGTCATCTCCTCGGATTCTCGGGCTGTTGAAATATACCAGGATTTCGTCCGCCAGCACTCTCACATCGACTTTCCCGAGTTGTTGACGGGCAAAGCCCTCGAGGTACTTTACTACCTCGACCAGCCACAGACCGTTGCTGACGTCGCCGAACGGAGCGGCAACTACCGCAACACCGTCAACCGTATTCTCAAACGGCTGCGAGACCGTGGCCTCGTCGGTATCGATGACAGCCACTACCACTTCAACGGTGACTTCGACCGACTGCACGAGTTTGCTCGCGAACTTGCGCACCATCTCCATCGACAGCGCCTCGAATCGGTTGCGCCGAACGGGACGATTCTCTGGGAGGGCTATGACGAATTTCTCGCACAAACGACAACGGAGATTGACGCCGAACACTTCCATGAGACCGGGCTTGCGCGGTTTGCGACCTTCGATCTCCAGTTCCTGCTGACCCGCCACCGATACTACCTCTATTCTGAGGGCCTAGAGGAAGTCTCGCCGGCGGAGCTCTGCTGTCACACGTTGCTGATCGATGACGGGCCCCGCCACCGCTCGTACTGTCTCCTGTTGCTCAGCCACGCCGATGTCGACGTGAGTGACCTCCGAGAGCAAGCCGAAAAATACGGCCTCGAAGACGAAATCGACACCCTACTCCAATATATCGAGACGAAGGGGGCAGTCGACAGCAATCGCCTCCCCGAGTGGGACGAGTTCCAAGAGCTAGCTGCTGACTACGAGGTGAACTTACCCCAATGA
- a CDS encoding ArsR family transcriptional regulator, with product MDEYFTVLSDIQRRQILVELLDRSPRADGGEPLPELTGDSAKGSEMMVTHNHLPRLAEADFIVWDQETDEVAKGPRFEEIRPLLELIDSHAGELPEEWI from the coding sequence ATGGACGAGTACTTCACCGTCTTGTCGGACATCCAGCGTCGTCAGATACTGGTTGAATTACTTGACCGTTCTCCACGGGCAGATGGTGGTGAACCACTACCAGAACTCACTGGCGATTCTGCGAAAGGATCAGAGATGATGGTAACTCATAATCACCTTCCTCGGTTAGCAGAAGCTGATTTCATCGTCTGGGATCAGGAGACAGACGAAGTGGCAAAAGGCCCCAGATTCGAGGAAATCAGACCTCTCCTTGAGCTTATCGACAGTCATGCTGGTGAATTACCTGAAGAGTGGATTTGA
- a CDS encoding alpha/beta fold hydrolase has product MGDPREREDADQHGDQSLGAMVTNDYRETLPEIDVPTLVTYGEESNLYAPETAKFMTDQIPDSELVGFSDVGHGVPLGMPEELTEELEGFL; this is encoded by the coding sequence GTGGGTGATCCGAGAGAGCGAGAAGACGCTGACCAACACGGCGATCAATCTCTGGGTGCCATGGTGACGAACGATTACCGGGAAACGTTACCTGAGATCGACGTGCCGACGCTCGTCACGTACGGCGAGGAGAGCAATCTCTACGCACCGGAGACAGCCAAATTCATGACCGATCAGATCCCGGACTCGGAACTGGTTGGGTTCTCGGATGTCGGGCACGGCGTTCCGCTCGGGATGCCGGAGGAGTTGACTGAGGAACTCGAGGGATTCCTCTGA
- a CDS encoding orc1/cdc6 family replication initiation protein, whose translation MSDGDEQQSLSQSIKGRLQEGVQNSVFKDKGLLDPDTVIDEDRIVGRDQQLDDIITYLRPALQGNRPPNMLLYGPSGTGKSLIINAVCQQVQELANAQGDRFGVIRVNCQTIKSHDRAVYRLVENAAIGVGIDPGVPESGVSTDQKLNRFYEILSENFDSVIIILDEVDLLVGRQRDPNDEPAYSKLLYQLSRASQLGRIEGDVSVAALTNDPRFMENLDGRAESSFNPQDIVFSDYDANQLQAILGRRRDAYRDDVLEDGIIPLSSAYAAQDHGDARKAIDLFRKAGEIADRQGEDRVREEHVRGAQKEAERDRTLTQMQGLSTQKKLSLYATAIVPVYSSRNLNAIPSTVAYRVYQYITDILDTDEKSRDSYLRYMSEAETYNFVTSDKRGRGYGSGVHKEYTFVDDPEVVAETLQSDIRLEEIENDEDLIRSVVNAQISDFFDGK comes from the coding sequence ATGTCTGACGGTGATGAGCAGCAGTCTCTCTCACAGTCCATCAAAGGCCGTCTTCAAGAGGGGGTTCAGAACTCTGTTTTCAAAGACAAAGGACTCCTTGATCCAGATACCGTCATTGACGAAGACAGGATTGTTGGCCGTGACCAGCAACTGGACGATATTATCACCTATCTCCGACCGGCGCTTCAAGGTAACCGCCCTCCGAACATGCTTCTCTACGGTCCATCGGGAACGGGCAAATCGCTCATCATTAACGCAGTCTGTCAGCAAGTTCAGGAGTTGGCAAACGCTCAGGGAGACCGATTCGGTGTAATCAGAGTTAACTGCCAGACTATCAAGTCTCACGATCGGGCTGTCTATCGACTCGTCGAAAATGCGGCAATCGGAGTCGGTATTGATCCTGGAGTTCCGGAGAGCGGCGTCTCGACTGACCAGAAACTGAACCGATTTTACGAAATCTTGAGTGAGAACTTCGACTCTGTTATTATCATCCTTGATGAGGTTGATCTCCTTGTTGGCCGCCAACGTGATCCGAATGATGAGCCAGCCTACTCCAAGTTACTCTATCAACTCTCTCGTGCATCTCAGTTAGGTCGAATCGAGGGAGATGTCTCAGTGGCTGCACTCACGAACGATCCACGGTTCATGGAGAACCTCGATGGACGGGCGGAGAGCTCGTTTAATCCACAAGATATCGTGTTCTCAGATTACGATGCGAATCAACTACAAGCGATCCTCGGACGTCGTCGCGACGCTTACCGAGATGATGTCCTCGAGGATGGAATTATCCCACTCAGTTCAGCGTATGCTGCTCAGGATCACGGTGATGCACGGAAAGCGATCGACCTTTTCCGGAAGGCTGGTGAGATTGCGGATCGCCAAGGCGAAGACAGGGTTCGCGAAGAACACGTTCGAGGCGCTCAAAAAGAAGCTGAGCGTGACCGCACCCTAACACAAATGCAAGGGCTTTCGACGCAAAAGAAGCTCTCACTCTATGCGACCGCTATCGTTCCTGTCTATTCCTCTCGGAATCTAAACGCTATCCCTAGCACTGTCGCGTACCGTGTGTATCAGTATATTACGGATATCTTGGATACTGATGAGAAATCGCGCGATTCTTATCTTCGGTACATGAGCGAAGCAGAGACCTACAATTTTGTCACGTCTGATAAACGAGGACGAGGCTACGGAAGCGGTGTTCATAAAGAATACACGTTTGTCGATGACCCCGAAGTTGTTGCTGAAACTCTTCAATCAGACATCCGACTTGAGGAAATCGAGAACGACGAGGATCTAATCAGGTCCGTCGTTAACGCCCAGATAAGTGATTTCTTCGATGGAAAATAG
- a CDS encoding orc1/cdc6 family replication initiation protein, producing MSDESQSSLDSIWQSEDPIFTNKELLDIEHIPDEERIIGRDDEISNLANGVHPAIRGGKPRNTIIYGKTGTGKSLVAKHVTQSAERFAQKEGTHLARAYIDCTQTTTETQVVIKLARSFNDPEKTDISVPLSGLSTNAYYDRLWNILDALHDVVIIILDEIDKLQENNVLMQLSRAGEAGKLESCKVGIVAISNKISFKDSLDERVLSSLQEREFIFPPYDANQLREIMRHREDAFHEGVISDEVIPLAAAFAAQEHGDARKALDILRNAGELAKDDGSDLVLEEHVRDAREQADIDRFSKLLQDQPTQSKAAVYALSLLADGQKQEEFSTREIYEQYEQLTKTLDIDSLSQRRMADRLNEQAFLDILGITDRVGRGRGKGMTNFYYLLEDPKVVQTAIESDQRFSDVKS from the coding sequence ATGAGCGACGAGTCACAGAGCTCTCTTGATTCGATTTGGCAGAGTGAAGACCCGATTTTCACGAACAAGGAGCTTCTTGATATCGAACACATTCCGGACGAGGAGCGGATCATTGGTCGCGACGATGAAATCTCGAACCTTGCAAATGGTGTCCACCCAGCAATTCGAGGAGGTAAGCCGCGGAATACAATAATTTACGGTAAAACGGGGACGGGAAAGAGCTTAGTCGCCAAACATGTTACTCAGAGTGCCGAACGCTTTGCTCAGAAGGAAGGGACACACCTAGCTCGAGCGTATATCGACTGCACACAGACGACGACAGAAACGCAGGTCGTAATAAAGCTTGCACGGTCGTTCAACGACCCAGAAAAAACAGATATCTCTGTGCCACTTTCTGGGCTATCTACAAACGCGTACTACGATCGGCTTTGGAATATTCTTGACGCTCTGCACGATGTCGTCATCATCATCCTCGACGAAATAGACAAGCTCCAGGAGAACAACGTGCTAATGCAGCTTTCTCGAGCCGGGGAGGCTGGTAAACTCGAGTCATGCAAAGTCGGGATAGTCGCTATCAGTAACAAGATTTCTTTCAAGGATAGTCTCGATGAACGAGTCCTCAGTAGTCTGCAGGAACGTGAGTTTATTTTCCCTCCATATGATGCAAATCAGTTGCGTGAAATTATGCGTCATCGAGAGGATGCGTTCCACGAAGGCGTTATTAGTGATGAGGTGATTCCACTGGCAGCTGCGTTCGCCGCACAGGAACACGGGGATGCTCGAAAGGCACTTGATATTCTTCGAAACGCAGGTGAGCTTGCTAAGGACGATGGTAGTGATCTGGTTCTTGAAGAGCACGTCAGAGATGCCCGTGAACAGGCGGATATCGACCGATTCTCGAAGTTGCTTCAAGACCAGCCGACTCAGTCAAAAGCAGCTGTCTATGCGCTTTCATTGCTTGCAGATGGACAGAAGCAAGAGGAGTTCTCTACTCGCGAGATCTACGAGCAGTACGAACAGCTCACAAAGACGCTTGACATAGATTCACTCTCTCAGCGCCGGATGGCCGACAGACTGAATGAGCAGGCATTCCTCGATATTTTAGGGATCACAGATCGTGTCGGTCGTGGTCGTGGCAAGGGGATGACAAACTTCTATTACCTGCTTGAGGATCCAAAAGTTGTACAGACCGCTATCGAGTCCGATCAGCGGTTTTCCGACGTGAAATCGTGA
- a CDS encoding carotenoid oxygenase family protein, with protein MTVSGTGFHSLTTEVHDHHPTVEGSIPDWLSGTLIRNGPARFEVGDRRVNHWFDGLAMLRRYAFNDGSLRYSNRFLRTDAYAEAMDGRLTGQFGTDTRGWRRILETVTSLGVPDPTDNANVHVARIDGEYVALTETPRRVAFDPETLETRGHFRFHDDLPEHITTAHFVNDPHQNELVGFATQFGRTPQYHLYRLPTGSRTREIIASIDANGPAYIHDCSVTANHVIIVESPLVLSVFRALNPFAEGAIDMLDWQPERDTRVLVVDRNTGDIVADPTFESAFTFHHVNAYVDGGTIVLDLVEFPNGDIVDTMSLSELGDGFPDVPDAHLMRYRINPDSNTISRTRLYDGAMEMPRVARSVIGRRHRYAYGQVTDRTGANGLVKVDCETGIAREWWKRSVYIEEPIPVQHPDADSEDEGVVLVTALNPQRERTELMIFDAATLDVQARAILPHAEPFGFHGRFFQSM; from the coding sequence GTGACAGTATCCGGCACCGGCTTTCACTCGCTGACCACCGAAGTCCACGACCACCACCCGACGGTCGAAGGCTCCATCCCCGACTGGCTCTCTGGGACGCTGATTCGCAACGGCCCTGCCCGCTTCGAGGTCGGTGATCGCCGCGTCAACCACTGGTTCGACGGTCTAGCGATGCTCCGCCGCTATGCCTTCAACGACGGTTCGCTCCGCTACTCGAACCGGTTTCTCCGCACCGACGCCTACGCGGAGGCAATGGACGGTCGGCTGACCGGCCAGTTCGGCACTGACACGCGTGGCTGGCGTCGTATCCTCGAGACTGTAACTTCTCTAGGAGTCCCCGATCCGACCGACAACGCGAACGTTCACGTCGCCCGTATCGACGGCGAATATGTCGCACTCACCGAGACCCCGCGCCGAGTCGCCTTTGATCCTGAGACGCTCGAGACACGCGGGCACTTTCGATTCCACGACGACCTGCCCGAACACATTACGACCGCGCATTTCGTCAACGACCCTCACCAGAACGAACTGGTCGGCTTCGCCACGCAGTTCGGTCGGACACCACAGTATCACCTTTACCGTCTCCCGACAGGGAGTCGAACACGAGAGATTATCGCCTCCATCGACGCGAATGGGCCGGCGTATATCCACGACTGTAGCGTCACCGCCAACCACGTCATCATCGTAGAGTCGCCGCTCGTCCTGTCGGTGTTTCGGGCACTGAATCCGTTTGCTGAGGGTGCGATCGACATGCTTGACTGGCAGCCAGAACGTGACACACGCGTGCTCGTGGTCGACCGGAATACCGGCGACATTGTTGCCGATCCGACATTCGAGTCGGCCTTTACGTTCCACCATGTCAATGCCTACGTCGACGGTGGGACGATCGTTCTTGACCTCGTGGAGTTCCCGAACGGCGATATCGTCGACACCATGTCACTGTCCGAACTCGGCGATGGATTCCCAGATGTGCCCGATGCCCACCTGATGCGGTACCGTATCAACCCCGACTCGAATACGATCAGCCGGACGCGACTCTACGATGGCGCGATGGAGATGCCACGCGTCGCCCGCTCAGTCATCGGCCGACGCCACCGCTACGCGTACGGGCAGGTGACCGACCGCACAGGGGCAAACGGACTTGTCAAAGTGGATTGCGAGACAGGCATCGCCAGAGAGTGGTGGAAGCGGTCGGTTTACATCGAGGAACCAATTCCCGTCCAGCATCCTGATGCCGACAGCGAAGATGAGGGAGTTGTGCTTGTGACGGCGCTGAACCCCCAACGTGAGCGGACGGAACTCATGATCTTTGACGCAGCGACGCTAGATGTCCAAGCGCGGGCCATTCTTCCACACGCGGAACCCTTCGGCTTCCACGGCCGTTTCTTCCAGAGTATGTAG
- a CDS encoding DUF6036 family nucleotidyltransferase, which produces MRPTFGREYIENEFKRIADGLSDKLTVYLIGGGAMSLRDLKGATKDIDLVVADGDAYGQLWAVLMDLGYAEIQSLDADYRALGATSCVENADRCRIDIFNQQVANKLVLTEGMRERSESFLATDQLTVRLVSNEDIFLFKSVAGRDDDIEDMNMLVQTGLNYDVVRGELEAQIDCLGDDQFATFTNEALVDLEEQYGVTTPIEDRVQELTNRYYRGLEILQILDEPMTVDELAADLHLEITEIRERISYLEEFDRVIWDDKSVCLVE; this is translated from the coding sequence ATGAGACCAACTTTCGGACGCGAGTACATCGAGAACGAGTTCAAACGAATCGCAGATGGACTATCTGACAAGCTCACAGTCTACCTGATCGGTGGTGGCGCGATGTCGTTGCGTGACCTCAAGGGGGCGACGAAGGATATCGACCTGGTCGTCGCCGACGGTGACGCATACGGCCAGCTGTGGGCTGTCCTGATGGATCTCGGGTATGCGGAGATACAATCACTGGACGCCGATTACCGGGCGCTGGGCGCAACCAGCTGCGTCGAGAACGCTGATAGGTGTCGGATCGACATCTTCAACCAGCAGGTCGCGAACAAGCTCGTGCTGACTGAGGGGATGCGGGAACGCAGCGAGTCGTTCCTCGCGACCGATCAACTGACCGTCCGCCTAGTCAGCAACGAGGATATCTTCCTGTTCAAGTCGGTCGCAGGGCGGGACGACGACATTGAAGACATGAATATGCTCGTGCAGACTGGCCTCAACTACGACGTCGTCCGAGGTGAACTCGAGGCACAGATCGACTGCCTCGGTGACGACCAGTTTGCCACCTTCACGAATGAGGCCTTGGTTGACCTCGAGGAGCAGTACGGAGTGACCACGCCGATCGAGGACCGCGTCCAGGAGCTGACAAACCGATACTATCGCGGGCTCGAAATCCTTCAGATACTTGATGAACCGATGACCGTCGACGAATTAGCGGCTGACCTCCACCTCGAAATCACGGAGATCAGAGAGCGAATCTCGTATCTCGAGGAGTTCGACCGCGTCATTTGGGATGATAAGAGTGTTTGTTTGGTCGAGTAG